One region of Sulfuricurvum sp. genomic DNA includes:
- a CDS encoding helix-turn-helix transcriptional regulator codes for MDKHAFNILLKTAGLSKKEFAEILGTTGGTISNWGNEDREIPYWVESWLALYIENQHCKKIKEAIKESGVCEVMDKKSK; via the coding sequence ATGGACAAACACGCATTCAATATTTTACTCAAAACTGCCGGACTCAGTAAAAAAGAGTTTGCCGAGATATTAGGGACAACCGGCGGTACGATTTCAAACTGGGGGAATGAAGATAGAGAGATCCCCTATTGGGTTGAGTCGTGGTTAGCTCTCTATATTGAAAATCAACACTGCAAAAAAATCAAAGAGGCTATTAAAGAGAGCGGTGTATGTGAAGTAATGGACAAAAAATCCAAGTGA
- a CDS encoding radical SAM protein — protein sequence MINYSFPLYRPPAEADNIILQATFGCSHNRCTYCSMYKSKRFTIRPIEELKEEIGILSYRYPDANKVFLADGDALSLFIEHLAKLLRLLKEAFSRLSRVSLYTTAQNFLEKSVDELKFLRAGGLSLGYFGIETGNDELLEKIDKGVNSSKMIEALTKAHEAGIKISSTVILGLGGLEHTHEHIRDTIKLINAAPMTYLSTLQLGLEEGSVERFRRSFNAFTPLNDHQILQEQRHLLSELNPPQKIIFRSNHASNALHLSGTLPKNTSRMIDEINEALRIGEGAMVPKRFRGF from the coding sequence ATGATTAACTATTCATTCCCACTTTATCGTCCCCCAGCCGAAGCTGACAACATAATCCTTCAAGCGACATTCGGCTGTTCTCACAACCGATGCACCTATTGCAGTATGTATAAGAGCAAACGTTTTACGATTCGTCCGATCGAAGAACTTAAAGAGGAGATAGGTATCCTCTCTTATCGCTATCCAGATGCCAATAAGGTATTTTTAGCCGATGGTGACGCACTATCACTTTTCATTGAACATCTCGCAAAGTTGTTACGTTTACTCAAAGAGGCGTTTTCTCGTCTTAGTCGTGTTTCGTTGTATACGACGGCGCAGAACTTTTTGGAAAAAAGTGTTGATGAACTGAAATTTCTAAGGGCAGGGGGGCTGAGTCTGGGTTACTTTGGGATCGAAACCGGTAATGATGAACTTTTAGAGAAAATCGATAAAGGGGTTAATTCCTCTAAAATGATTGAAGCACTCACCAAAGCCCACGAAGCAGGTATAAAAATATCCTCTACCGTGATACTTGGACTTGGGGGATTAGAGCATACTCATGAGCATATCCGCGATACTATCAAACTCATCAATGCCGCACCGATGACCTATCTATCTACTTTGCAGCTAGGGTTGGAAGAGGGGAGTGTTGAGAGATTTCGTAGGTCATTTAATGCCTTCACCCCATTAAATGACCACCAGATCCTACAAGAACAGAGACATCTACTCTCAGAGTTAAACCCGCCGCAAAAGATTATCTTCCGCTCAAACCACGCTTCCAATGCGCTGCATCTCTCAGGAACGCTTCCTAAAAACACCTCAAGAATGATTGATGAAATCAACGAAGCGCTTAGAATAGGGGAGGGGGCAATGGTCCCTAAAAGGTTTCGGGGATTTTAA
- a CDS encoding ParB N-terminal domain-containing protein, with translation MAKLPARKNISAETATKRIEEAQALRQSISESIENKTSNTIEVAIASIASPKFHDRRWHDKMAIVELSKSIEAVGLIYPVVLRRIGEGLERIIGYRRIEAYKILGKETIPAIILENVDDDMAILLMATENMQREDISVYDETLALIDYLKVAINETGEGVEKLLVRFKNHNAGSVQLSDDEKEKRLQMNEVLKKTGKIDISGLLNRLTMLSMHPLIKEALSASRLSFSNAQVLQKLSKNEVALKAVMNRVIDENMSKREAMKLVTEHKEEKVGKVGEGDIVSRLKTLSKTSTKQVAKLTKADQDKLMDYFTKIDEILKRK, from the coding sequence ATGGCAAAACTACCTGCACGTAAAAATATATCGGCTGAAACGGCTACAAAAAGAATTGAAGAAGCCCAAGCGTTACGCCAAAGTATCTCTGAGAGCATCGAAAATAAAACAAGTAACACGATTGAGGTCGCTATTGCATCGATTGCATCCCCAAAATTCCATGACCGCCGATGGCATGACAAAATGGCGATTGTTGAACTCTCAAAATCGATTGAAGCCGTTGGGCTCATCTATCCGGTTGTTTTACGTAGAATAGGGGAGGGGCTTGAACGGATTATCGGATACCGCCGTATCGAAGCCTATAAAATACTCGGTAAAGAAACTATTCCTGCAATCATTTTGGAAAATGTCGATGATGATATGGCAATTTTGCTTATGGCTACTGAGAATATGCAAAGGGAAGACATCAGTGTTTATGATGAAACACTCGCTTTGATTGATTACCTCAAAGTCGCAATAAACGAGACTGGGGAGGGTGTTGAGAAACTTCTCGTCCGATTTAAAAATCACAATGCTGGATCGGTACAATTGAGTGACGATGAGAAAGAAAAACGTCTCCAAATGAATGAGGTTCTCAAAAAAACCGGTAAGATTGACATAAGTGGCTTATTAAACCGTCTTACAATGCTCTCTATGCATCCGTTAATCAAAGAAGCACTCAGTGCCAGTAGACTCTCTTTTTCAAACGCACAGGTACTTCAAAAGCTCTCTAAGAACGAAGTAGCACTCAAAGCCGTGATGAACAGAGTCATTGATGAGAATATGAGTAAGCGTGAAGCAATGAAGCTGGTTACTGAGCATAAAGAAGAAAAAGTCGGCAAAGTAGGGGAGGGTGATATAGTGTCAAGATTAAAAACCCTCAGTAAAACAAGCACAAAACAAGTCGCGAAACTCACTAAAGCTGACCAAGATAAGTTGATGGATTATTTTACAAAAATTGATGAGATTTTAAAAAGAAAATAG
- a CDS encoding DUF4282 domain-containing protein codes for MNYLTFESFISIPVLIVFYYIGALIFPLILWVKRNWVIKLTDALTQTFPITASRLILGFIILLLGFEIMWRMLFEMLIGYFQMREYLYHLAG; via the coding sequence GTGAATTATTTAACCTTCGAATCGTTTATCTCAATTCCTGTACTGATTGTCTTCTATTACATCGGAGCACTTATATTCCCTCTCATCCTTTGGGTTAAACGTAACTGGGTCATAAAACTCACTGACGCACTAACGCAAACTTTCCCCATTACAGCCTCAAGACTCATTCTTGGTTTCATTATTTTATTACTCGGGTTTGAAATTATGTGGCGTATGCTGTTTGAGATGTTAATCGGCTATTTTCAGATGAGAGAGTACTTATATCATTTGGCAGGTTAA
- a CDS encoding replication initiation protein, translated as MADEKVIIFRKNEKDEYFRKSTEFASADVVLRDDAKNSGSVERLSATILKGVQDQLFDMARQKQIESSSKQLTASLCTEYKDIYIENYIKDVRKKDKSKPLDRLSDEAEKSYELKKKSIDRLAEKEAWRITIKESVADNELMFKFDAKSIFDYAKVHGGGHKDRLYQDVKKIQQRFNNWSEKKFDTKSGKIVDKEVTGVLFPYSEYSHGDNAAIEIKLEKEMLSMVLFLNKNFLKYHLDSYLKVETPNATRLYELLVDYISGNIFVSGRDLTFEYLQKKFNTNYKLFRLFLQRLMTPSLDKINSELGTTISWEVDKKKGRSIDTIKFVISTHDKKILQGIRDEDIDDFILYSFEYYCALLSLGSQRAQGGLKALYEKVRGMINDGSFNYLNKTKEEMIKEHLQNLEDAEELEGLIERDETLAEKYFYDRKYMNIMERDETSFVGSNAIESLEFIRSSYLIPRGFLGPTLSFFTSHEEEKDLIASILPISFKLTEKRSIVIAENNFDSMKTTIEPYLTSTERFLFDSPEHKERFCKVFGIEYFDNLSPALEADVVSEIHADNISTLQPMQINLFEKLENIMNVIGNRSIAKNKEKWTSAVDDLVEEYGEAAVGNVIKFLTSGNDSALFWLKNITTPTKFIKHFEQIEQVCNVEHVSLLQKIKADPEIKVLMSMMQNRGESEEAITHEVNSFVSKKIESGVYEAQSKEAPWQTEKRIKRESNIELLAEMQNAGYSNIFDYLKNMEK; from the coding sequence ATGGCTGATGAGAAAGTGATCATATTTCGAAAAAATGAGAAAGATGAATATTTCCGTAAATCTACCGAATTTGCAAGTGCCGATGTCGTATTACGTGATGATGCTAAAAATTCCGGCTCTGTAGAAAGATTAAGTGCCACAATTCTCAAGGGGGTACAAGATCAATTATTTGATATGGCTCGTCAAAAGCAGATTGAATCATCCTCTAAACAACTTACAGCTTCATTGTGTACAGAGTATAAAGATATCTATATTGAAAATTATATTAAAGACGTTCGCAAAAAAGATAAATCAAAACCGCTTGATCGTCTTAGTGATGAAGCTGAAAAAAGTTATGAGCTTAAAAAAAAGAGTATAGATCGTTTAGCAGAGAAAGAAGCATGGAGAATAACGATCAAAGAATCGGTTGCAGACAATGAACTTATGTTCAAATTTGATGCTAAAAGTATATTTGATTATGCAAAAGTTCATGGTGGCGGGCATAAAGATAGACTTTATCAGGATGTTAAGAAAATTCAACAGCGATTTAATAATTGGTCAGAAAAAAAGTTTGATACAAAATCAGGAAAAATAGTAGATAAAGAAGTTACCGGTGTTTTATTCCCCTACTCCGAGTATTCTCACGGTGACAATGCCGCAATTGAAATTAAACTCGAAAAAGAGATGCTTTCAATGGTTCTCTTTTTAAATAAAAATTTCTTGAAATATCATCTTGATTCCTATCTTAAAGTAGAAACACCTAACGCGACACGCCTTTATGAATTGCTGGTAGATTATATTTCAGGCAATATTTTTGTATCAGGAAGAGACTTAACATTTGAATACCTGCAAAAGAAATTTAATACCAATTACAAACTCTTTCGTCTCTTTTTACAACGTCTTATGACGCCTTCGTTGGATAAAATTAACAGCGAGTTAGGGACAACGATTTCATGGGAAGTCGATAAGAAAAAAGGTCGCTCTATTGATACGATCAAATTCGTTATCAGTACACACGATAAAAAAATTCTACAAGGGATTAGAGACGAAGATATAGACGATTTCATACTTTATTCATTTGAATACTACTGTGCCCTACTCTCTCTTGGCTCTCAGCGTGCTCAAGGGGGATTAAAAGCGTTATATGAGAAAGTCAGAGGGATGATTAATGACGGTAGTTTTAATTATCTCAATAAAACAAAAGAAGAGATGATAAAAGAGCATCTTCAAAATCTCGAAGATGCTGAAGAACTTGAAGGTCTTATAGAGAGAGATGAAACATTAGCAGAAAAATATTTCTATGACCGAAAATACATGAATATTATGGAGCGCGATGAGACATCGTTTGTTGGATCAAATGCAATTGAATCACTTGAGTTCATTCGTAGTAGCTATTTAATTCCAAGAGGATTTTTAGGTCCTACCCTCTCATTTTTTACTTCACATGAAGAAGAAAAAGATCTCATCGCCTCTATATTGCCAATCTCGTTTAAGCTAACCGAAAAAAGATCTATCGTTATTGCTGAAAATAATTTTGATTCAATGAAAACAACTATTGAACCGTATTTGACATCAACCGAACGCTTTTTGTTTGATTCTCCTGAACATAAAGAGAGATTTTGTAAAGTATTTGGGATTGAGTATTTTGATAATCTCTCCCCTGCCCTAGAAGCAGATGTCGTATCTGAAATCCATGCAGATAATATATCGACCTTACAACCTATGCAAATAAATCTGTTTGAAAAGCTCGAAAACATTATGAACGTAATTGGGAATCGATCGATTGCTAAAAATAAAGAAAAATGGACGAGTGCAGTAGATGATTTGGTTGAAGAATACGGAGAAGCTGCCGTTGGAAATGTAATAAAATTTTTAACGAGTGGTAATGATAGCGCCCTATTCTGGCTAAAAAATATTACAACTCCTACAAAGTTTATTAAGCACTTTGAACAAATTGAACAAGTTTGTAATGTTGAACATGTGAGTCTATTGCAAAAAATAAAAGCTGATCCAGAAATAAAAGTTTTGATGAGTATGATGCAAAATCGTGGAGAGTCTGAAGAAGCTATTACCCATGAAGTTAATTCGTTTGTTTCAAAAAAGATTGAATCAGGTGTTTATGAAGCACAATCGAAAGAAGCCCCTTGGCAAACAGAAAAAAGAATCAAACGAGAATCCAATATAGAATTATTAGCCGAAATGCAAAATGCGGGCTATAGTAATATATTTGATTATTTAAAAAACATGGAAAAATAG
- a CDS encoding HU family DNA-binding protein translates to MNKAQFVELVQKHGEYSSKAAADAAIDAVTSAITEALSQKEDVALPGFGIFKTATQAAKEGKVPGTDKTYSKPATTVAKFTASSVLKEKVAGK, encoded by the coding sequence ATGAATAAAGCTCAATTTGTTGAACTGGTTCAAAAACACGGTGAGTATTCATCTAAAGCAGCAGCAGATGCAGCAATTGATGCCGTTACATCAGCGATTACAGAAGCTCTCTCACAAAAAGAAGATGTAGCACTTCCTGGATTTGGAATCTTTAAAACTGCTACTCAAGCCGCTAAAGAAGGTAAAGTTCCTGGTACAGACAAAACCTACAGCAAGCCCGCTACTACGGTTGCAAAGTTCACTGCAAGTTCAGTTCTTAAAGAGAAAGTAGCTGGGAAGTAA
- a CDS encoding ParA family protein, with product MGSVVSIVNQKGGVGKTTTAQALAREFAKTKKVLLIDFDGQATLTELMDLNNHFDNEFIKEYMSTESIVKIFERASIEPLDITGILKDENGKSIVAIKELHFIPSPGNSIVAAAESVSGGKDMLLNKYLQKVKDDYDYVIIDALPSVSTLFRNVLLASDALIVAIQTKTNAIAGANGFLQVLNDVLEDYDKNYNHLFILPTMYNKQRRDDKETLAEIMGSYMTSLKTYASIGKIPTTLLEEIPDRTVFSNAQSVRYFLQDYIEGFDTGKRDILLLLENIAKVITNKLEVGGK from the coding sequence ATGGGTTCAGTAGTTTCAATTGTAAATCAAAAAGGTGGTGTTGGAAAAACGACAACGGCACAGGCATTAGCACGAGAGTTTGCCAAAACCAAAAAAGTGCTACTTATTGACTTTGATGGGCAAGCAACATTGACTGAGCTAATGGATCTTAACAACCATTTTGATAATGAATTTATTAAAGAGTATATGTCCACAGAAAGTATCGTAAAAATCTTTGAACGCGCTTCTATTGAGCCGTTGGATATTACTGGCATTTTAAAAGATGAAAATGGGAAATCAATTGTAGCTATTAAAGAGCTTCATTTTATTCCCTCGCCCGGCAATTCAATCGTTGCAGCTGCTGAGAGTGTGAGCGGTGGTAAAGATATGCTTTTAAATAAGTATCTTCAAAAAGTTAAAGATGATTATGATTATGTCATTATTGATGCATTACCATCTGTTTCAACGCTGTTTAGAAATGTTTTGCTTGCATCGGATGCGTTGATCGTTGCCATACAAACCAAAACAAACGCCATTGCCGGAGCCAATGGGTTCTTACAAGTTCTTAATGATGTACTTGAAGACTATGATAAAAACTACAATCATCTTTTTATCTTGCCGACAATGTACAATAAACAGCGCCGTGATGATAAAGAGACTTTGGCAGAGATTATGGGTAGTTATATGACTTCGTTAAAAACATATGCATCGATCGGAAAAATCCCTACGACCCTTTTGGAAGAGATACCCGATCGCACCGTATTCTCAAATGCTCAATCAGTCCGCTATTTTTTGCAAGATTATATTGAAGGGTTTGATACAGGAAAGAGAGATATTCTTCTTTTACTGGAAAATATTGCAAAAGTGATCACCAATAAACTGGAAGTAGGGGGCAAATAA